The Carassius carassius chromosome 2, fCarCar2.1, whole genome shotgun sequence genome has a segment encoding these proteins:
- the LOC132110659 gene encoding large ribosomal subunit protein eL13-like: protein MAPSRNGMILNPHFHKDWQKRVRTWFNQPARKIRRRKARQAKARRIAPRPVSGPLRPAVRCPTIRYHTKVRAGRGFTLEELKGAGINKKVARTIGIAVDARRRNRSTESLQNNVQRLKEYRSKLIIFPRKASAPKKGDSTEEELKMATQLSGPVMPIKNAYKKEKARVISEDEKNFKAFASLRMARANARLFGIRAKRAKEAAEQDPEKKK, encoded by the exons ATGGCTCCCAGCAGGAATGGCATGATCTTGAACCCTCATTTTCATAAAGACTGGCAGAAGAGAGTGCGCACCTGGTTCAACCAGCCGGCCAGGAAGATCCGCAG ACGTAAGGCCCGTCAGGCGAAGGCTCGGCGAATCGCTCCGAGACCAGTTTCTGGTCCTCTTCGACCAGCCGTCAGGTGTCCAACCATCCGCTATCACACCAAGGTCCGTGCCGGACGTGGGTTCACCCTGGAGGAGTTAAAG GGAGCGGGAATCAACAAAAAGGTGGCGCGCACCATTGGCATCGCCGTTGACGCTCGTCGGCGTAATCGATCCACAGAGTCTCTGCAGAACAACGTTCAGCGGCTGAAGGAGTACCGCTCCAAACTCATCATCTTCCCCAGGAAGGCTTCTGCACCCAAGAAGGGAGACAGCACT GAGGAGGAGCTCAAGATGGCTACACAGCTTTCTGGACCCGTCATGCCCATCAAAAAC GCGTACAAGAAAGAGAAGGCCCGTGTGATCTCAGAGGACGAGAAGAACTTCAAGGCCTTTGCCAGTCTGCGTATGGCTCGTGCCAACGCCCGTCTGTTCGGCATCCGTGCCAAGAGGGCAAAGGAGGCCGCCGAGCAGGATCCCGAAAAGAAGAAATAA